One segment of Rhodanobacter thiooxydans DNA contains the following:
- a CDS encoding FAD-dependent oxidoreductase — protein sequence MAQQPITLIGGGLVGALLAQQLAQRGFAVEVFEKRADPRHAGFAGGRSINLALAERGLQALRSAGLADDVLQRAVMMRGRMVHDRDGNSGLQRYGVDDSEVIWSVSRGALNMLLLDAAEAVGVRFHFGQSLVGADFRRQRIRLADEAGVERERDIGMLLGADGAGSAVRAAMNAHAPLGERIESLGHGYKELEIPPAGELPAAVLQLGGGRDQFALEPHALHIWPRGGYMCIALPNTEGSFTVTLFLPAQGAAPSFASLPDATAAAAFFREQFPGLLPLIPRFAADFDSHPVGTLSTLYLERWHLEGSALLIGDAAHAIVPFHGQGMNCGFEDTVVLANLLAEAPDDSAEVFAEFQRVRQPNADAIAAMALENYVEMRDSVADPHYLAKRELGASLATRIPTHYMARYRMVTFTHLPYAYALERGRAQDQLLEQLLRENPNVAAIDIDAAARLFVATLAPLPALRHG from the coding sequence ATGGCGCAGCAACCCATCACCCTCATCGGCGGCGGCCTGGTCGGCGCCTTGCTGGCGCAGCAGCTGGCCCAGCGCGGTTTCGCCGTCGAGGTGTTCGAGAAGCGTGCGGACCCGCGGCATGCTGGCTTCGCCGGCGGTCGCTCGATCAACCTGGCGCTGGCCGAGCGCGGCCTGCAGGCGTTGCGCAGCGCCGGCCTGGCCGACGACGTGCTGCAGCGCGCAGTGATGATGCGCGGGCGCATGGTGCACGACCGCGACGGCAACAGCGGCCTGCAGCGCTACGGCGTGGACGACAGCGAGGTGATCTGGTCGGTCTCGCGCGGTGCGCTGAACATGCTGCTGCTGGATGCCGCCGAGGCGGTTGGCGTGCGCTTCCACTTCGGCCAGTCGCTGGTCGGCGCCGACTTCCGGCGGCAGCGCATCCGGCTCGCCGACGAGGCCGGCGTGGAACGCGAACGGGATATCGGCATGCTGCTCGGCGCGGACGGCGCCGGCTCCGCGGTACGCGCGGCCATGAACGCGCATGCGCCGCTGGGCGAGCGGATCGAGTCGCTCGGCCACGGCTACAAGGAATTGGAGATCCCGCCAGCCGGCGAGCTGCCGGCCGCGGTGCTGCAGCTCGGCGGCGGCCGCGACCAGTTCGCGCTGGAGCCGCACGCGCTGCACATCTGGCCGCGCGGCGGCTACATGTGCATCGCACTGCCGAACACCGAAGGCAGTTTCACGGTGACCCTGTTCCTGCCGGCACAAGGCGCCGCGCCAAGCTTCGCCAGCCTGCCCGACGCGACGGCCGCGGCCGCGTTCTTCCGCGAACAGTTCCCCGGCCTGCTGCCGCTGATCCCGCGCTTCGCCGCGGATTTCGACAGCCATCCGGTCGGCACGCTGTCCACGCTGTACCTGGAGCGTTGGCACCTGGAAGGCAGCGCGCTGCTGATCGGCGACGCCGCCCACGCGATCGTGCCGTTCCACGGCCAGGGCATGAACTGCGGCTTCGAGGACACCGTGGTGCTGGCAAACCTGCTGGCCGAGGCGCCGGACGACAGCGCCGAGGTGTTCGCCGAATTCCAGCGCGTGCGCCAGCCGAACGCCGACGCGATCGCCGCGATGGCGCTGGAAAACTACGTCGAGATGCGCGACTCGGTGGCCGATCCGCATTACCTGGCCAAACGCGAACTGGGCGCGTCGCTGGCCACACGCATTCCCACCCATTACATGGCGCGCTATCGCATGGTCACCTTCACCCATCTTCCCTACGCCTACGCGCTGGAACGCGGCCGGGCGCAGGATCAGCTGCTGGAGCAACTGTTGCGCGAAAACCCGAACGTGGCCGCCATCGACATCGATGCTGCCGCGCGGCTGTTCGTCGCCACGCTGGCCCCGCTACCGGCGCTGCGTCATGGATGA
- a CDS encoding DUF3293 domain-containing protein, with protein MDEALLEAFRATAYHVCLDTVTWATIRVDLPLPAQLAEAVGSRPWAFITAWNPQARRRPPAQNLAAQRELLAALQDQPGVAVHPALGVGTSGWSEPSLFVVGASAHALDKLARTHGQLAYVHGEAGSAALLRTLD; from the coding sequence ATGGATGAGGCCCTGCTCGAAGCGTTTCGCGCCACGGCCTACCACGTCTGTCTGGACACCGTGACCTGGGCGACGATCCGCGTGGACCTGCCCCTGCCGGCCCAGCTCGCCGAAGCGGTCGGTTCGCGCCCGTGGGCTTTCATCACGGCGTGGAATCCGCAGGCGCGACGACGCCCGCCGGCACAGAACCTGGCCGCACAACGCGAACTGCTGGCCGCCTTGCAGGACCAGCCCGGCGTCGCCGTGCATCCGGCCCTCGGCGTGGGAACTTCCGGCTGGAGCGAGCCCAGCCTGTTCGTCGTCGGCGCGAGCGCCCATGCGCTGGACAAGCTGGCCAGGACCCACGGACAACTGGCCTACGTGCACGGCGAAGCCGGCAGCGCCGCCCTCTTGCGGACCCTGGATTGA
- the ccmA gene encoding cytochrome c biogenesis heme-transporting ATPase CcmA encodes MTAASTAAPLLEARALSFHRQDEPVFAPLDFQLRAGELALVEGDNGSGKTTLLRMLAGLLHIGAGELHWRGEPLQRDHCAGEILFLGHQLGLKADLSPRENLHIAAGLHGARDGASVASVLARIGLRGYEDEPVRRLSAGQKKRAALARLLLLPATLWLLDEPYANLDRIGIALVNDLLENHTDAGGAAMVTSHGTVSFHGGEPRRIRMHD; translated from the coding sequence ATGACTGCCGCCAGCACCGCTGCGCCCCTGCTCGAAGCGCGGGCCCTGAGTTTCCATCGCCAGGACGAACCGGTGTTCGCGCCGCTGGATTTCCAGCTGCGTGCGGGCGAACTGGCCCTGGTCGAGGGCGACAACGGCAGCGGCAAGACCACCTTGCTGCGTATGCTGGCCGGACTGCTGCACATCGGCGCCGGCGAACTGCACTGGCGCGGCGAACCACTGCAGCGCGACCACTGCGCCGGCGAGATCCTGTTCCTGGGCCACCAGCTCGGCCTCAAGGCCGATCTCAGCCCACGCGAGAACCTGCACATCGCCGCCGGTCTGCACGGCGCGCGCGATGGTGCCAGCGTGGCCTCGGTGCTGGCCCGGATCGGCCTGCGCGGCTACGAGGACGAGCCGGTGCGCCGGCTGTCCGCCGGCCAGAAAAAGCGCGCCGCGCTGGCCCGGCTGCTGTTGCTGCCGGCGACCTTGTGGCTGCTCGACGAGCCGTACGCGAACCTTGACCGCATCGGCATCGCGCTGGTGAACGACTTGCTGGAAAACCACACCGACGCCGGTGGCGCGGCGATGGTCACCAGCCACGGCACGGTGAGTTTCCATGGCGGCGAGCCGCGACGGATCCGCATGCATGATTAA
- the ccmB gene encoding heme exporter protein CcmB produces MNRPGLAPACAAMLRRDLTLAWRRRGDIAMPVLYALIVTMLFPFALGPEDTLLQRIAGGVVLVTVLLAMLLALDAMFASDIEDGSLEQLVLAPQPLALMLGMKILAHWITTALPLIVIAPLMAAMLHLPGAVIPVLLLALLLATPLLSLLGAVLVALTAGTRRSGMLLALMLLPLCVPAVIFAAGAVAAAQQGLPWFAPVAWLAAALVLAVVLAPLACAAALRIALDA; encoded by the coding sequence ATGAACCGCCCTGGCCTCGCCCCCGCCTGCGCCGCCATGCTTCGGCGCGATCTCACCCTCGCCTGGCGCCGGCGCGGAGACATCGCGATGCCGGTGCTGTATGCACTGATCGTGACCATGCTGTTCCCGTTCGCGCTGGGACCTGAGGACACTCTGCTGCAACGGATCGCCGGCGGCGTGGTGCTGGTCACCGTACTGCTGGCGATGCTGCTGGCGCTGGACGCGATGTTCGCCAGTGACATCGAGGACGGTTCGCTGGAACAACTGGTGCTGGCGCCGCAGCCGCTGGCGCTGATGCTGGGCATGAAAATTCTTGCGCACTGGATCACCACCGCGCTGCCGCTGATCGTGATCGCACCGCTGATGGCCGCGATGCTGCACCTGCCCGGCGCGGTAATCCCGGTGCTGCTGCTGGCGCTGCTGCTGGCCACACCACTGCTCAGCCTGCTCGGCGCTGTGCTGGTCGCGCTGACGGCCGGCACCCGGCGCTCTGGTATGCTGCTCGCCTTGATGTTGCTGCCGCTTTGCGTGCCAGCCGTGATCTTCGCCGCCGGCGCCGTGGCGGCTGCCCAGCAGGGTTTGCCATGGTTCGCGCCGGTCGCCTGGCTCGCGGCCGCGCTGGTGCTGGCCGTGGTGCTGGCGCCACTGGCCTGCGCGGCGGCCCTTCGTATTGCCCTGGACGCTTGA
- a CDS encoding heme ABC transporter permease translates to MASWIPLWLHKLGSPPTFYRFAGALQPWAMALALLLGAVALYGGLVLAPADYQQGDAYRIIFIHVPSAWMSMFIYAVMGVASFIALVWRIKLAEVVAMESAPIGAAFTFITLVTGSLWGKPMWGTWWTWDARLTSELVLLFLFLGVIGLYHAFEDRRQGARAAAFLAIIGIINVPIVHFSVNWWNTLHQGSTVNVFGQSKISADMLWPLLTMTLATKFYYLASLFRRARTDLLALEGGKDWVRKIAEDEAGR, encoded by the coding sequence ATGGCTAGCTGGATTCCGCTCTGGTTGCACAAGCTCGGCTCGCCGCCGACGTTCTACCGCTTCGCCGGCGCGCTGCAGCCGTGGGCGATGGCGCTGGCGCTTCTGCTCGGCGCGGTCGCGCTGTACGGCGGGCTGGTGCTGGCGCCGGCCGACTACCAGCAGGGCGACGCTTACCGGATCATCTTCATCCACGTGCCCAGCGCGTGGATGAGCATGTTCATCTATGCAGTGATGGGCGTGGCCTCGTTCATCGCGCTGGTGTGGCGGATCAAGCTGGCCGAGGTGGTGGCGATGGAGTCGGCGCCGATCGGCGCGGCGTTCACCTTCATCACCCTGGTCACCGGCTCGCTGTGGGGCAAGCCGATGTGGGGCACCTGGTGGACCTGGGATGCGCGGCTCACCTCCGAGCTGGTGCTGCTGTTCCTGTTCCTGGGCGTGATCGGCCTGTACCACGCGTTCGAGGATCGCCGCCAGGGCGCGCGCGCCGCGGCGTTCCTCGCCATCATCGGCATCATCAACGTGCCGATCGTGCATTTCTCGGTGAACTGGTGGAACACCCTGCACCAGGGCAGCACAGTCAACGTGTTCGGCCAGTCGAAGATTTCCGCGGACATGTTATGGCCGCTGCTGACGATGACCCTGGCGACCAAGTTCTACTACCTCGCCAGCCTGTTCCGTCGCGCACGCACCGACCTGCTGGCGCTGGAAGGCGGCAAGGACTGGGTGCGCAAGATCGCCGAAGACGAGGCTGGCCGATGA
- the ccmD gene encoding heme exporter protein CcmD produces MSALQHFLAMGGYAAYVWPAYALFFIVLIADTLAPRLRRRRVLAELRARLARQSARQERKPLSTPASP; encoded by the coding sequence ATGAGCGCCCTGCAGCACTTCCTGGCGATGGGCGGCTACGCGGCCTATGTATGGCCGGCCTACGCGCTGTTCTTCATCGTGCTGATCGCCGATACCCTCGCGCCGCGCCTGCGCCGCCGCCGCGTGCTGGCGGAACTTCGTGCCCGCCTGGCGCGTCAGAGCGCGCGACAGGAACGCAAACCCCTTTCCACGCCAGCATCCCCCTGA